One genomic region from Leifsonia sp. Root1293 encodes:
- a CDS encoding ABC transporter permease: MPRARRFSPSSWILPVYAILAFIFLLIPIAYTFIFSFNDSLKSNISWRGFTFDKWLNVCAVQNGAVCEAFGNSIVIGVVATIVATVLGTMIAIAIVRYRFRARSGISLLLFLPMATPEVVLGAGLAAQFLAFGVPKDMLTIILAHTMFCISFVVVTVKARVASLDPALEEAGRDLYGSPTQVFLRVTFPLLLPGIIAAALLSFALSFDDFIITNFNSGSVMTFPKYIYISASRGIPAEANVIASAVFLFAIALVLVAQISQAAKRRKLAKQE; encoded by the coding sequence TTGCCGCGGGCGCGGCGATTCTCGCCGAGCAGCTGGATCCTGCCCGTCTATGCGATCCTGGCGTTCATCTTCCTGCTGATCCCGATCGCGTACACGTTCATCTTCAGCTTCAACGACTCCCTCAAGTCGAACATCTCCTGGCGGGGCTTCACCTTCGACAAGTGGCTGAACGTCTGCGCCGTGCAGAACGGCGCGGTCTGCGAGGCCTTCGGAAACAGCATCGTGATCGGCGTCGTCGCCACGATCGTCGCGACGGTCCTCGGCACCATGATCGCCATCGCGATCGTGCGGTACAGGTTCCGCGCCCGGTCGGGGATCAGCCTGCTGCTGTTCCTCCCGATGGCGACCCCCGAGGTCGTGCTGGGTGCGGGTCTCGCTGCCCAGTTCCTCGCCTTCGGGGTCCCGAAGGACATGCTCACGATCATCCTGGCCCACACGATGTTCTGCATCAGCTTCGTCGTCGTGACGGTGAAGGCCCGCGTCGCGAGCCTGGATCCGGCGCTCGAGGAGGCCGGTCGCGACCTCTACGGCTCGCCGACCCAGGTGTTTCTGCGGGTCACGTTCCCGCTGCTGCTCCCCGGCATCATCGCGGCCGCCCTGCTCTCATTCGCGCTGAGCTTCGACGACTTCATCATCACGAACTTCAACTCGGGCTCCGTGATGACCTTCCCGAAGTACATCTACATCTCGGCGTCACGCGGCATCCCGGCGGAGGCGAACGTCATCGCGTCGGCCGTGTTCCTGTTCGCGATAGCGCTCGTGCTCGTCGCCCAGATCTCGCAGGCCGCCAAGCGGAGGAAGCTCGCGAAGCAGGAGTAG
- a CDS encoding asparaginase, producing MTETFQVEDSVEVAVVERSGFIESRHAGSAVVISPAGDIVRTVGDIASPVFPRSALKPFQAVAVMSSGVTLRGTDAAIATASHSGTARHVDLVRGVLARAGVPESALACPEAYPQDVAARDAVVRANGAKSPLYMNCSGKHAAMLAACAANGWPLEGYLDMEHPLQKRILDIVERFTGERPAATGIDGCGAPVHAISLTALARGIQRVTTSTPSSPFAIYREAGALTEAVREHPWVIAGPGLGDSITIERLGVFSKYGAEGSIVMTAPDGTTVAAKVLDGNTRVVHAVALRLLVQAGALDADAVAPVLEELDLWVTGGAGRVGRIRATV from the coding sequence GTGACGGAGACATTCCAGGTCGAGGACTCGGTCGAGGTGGCCGTGGTCGAGCGCAGCGGATTCATCGAGTCCCGTCACGCCGGTTCAGCCGTCGTGATCTCCCCCGCCGGTGACATCGTTCGCACTGTCGGAGACATCGCGTCACCGGTGTTCCCCCGCTCCGCACTGAAGCCGTTCCAGGCCGTCGCCGTCATGTCGAGCGGGGTCACCCTGCGCGGAACCGACGCCGCCATCGCCACGGCGAGCCATTCGGGCACGGCTCGCCACGTCGACCTCGTGCGCGGCGTGCTCGCCAGAGCCGGCGTCCCCGAGTCGGCTCTGGCCTGCCCTGAGGCCTACCCGCAGGACGTCGCTGCACGCGACGCCGTGGTGCGCGCCAACGGAGCGAAGTCGCCGCTGTACATGAACTGCTCGGGCAAGCACGCCGCCATGCTCGCGGCGTGCGCGGCGAACGGCTGGCCGCTCGAGGGCTACCTCGACATGGAGCATCCGCTGCAGAAGCGCATCCTCGACATCGTCGAGCGCTTCACGGGCGAACGACCGGCAGCCACCGGGATCGACGGATGCGGTGCTCCCGTGCACGCGATCTCGCTCACGGCACTCGCCCGCGGCATCCAGCGCGTCACGACGTCGACGCCGTCGTCGCCGTTCGCCATCTACCGCGAGGCCGGAGCACTGACGGAGGCCGTGCGGGAGCATCCGTGGGTCATCGCCGGCCCCGGGCTCGGCGACTCCATCACGATCGAGCGTCTCGGCGTCTTCTCCAAGTACGGAGCCGAAGGCAGCATCGTCATGACGGCGCCAGACGGGACAACTGTCGCGGCCAAGGTGCTCGACGGGAACACCCGCGTCGTGCACGCGGTCGCACTCCGGCTCCTGGTGCAGGCGGGAGCGCTCGACGCCGACGCCGTCGCACCGGTGCTCGAGGAGCTGGACCTCTGGGTGACGGGCGGAGCCGGCCGGGTCGGGCGCATCCGCGCGACCGTCTAG
- the gabT gene encoding 4-aminobutyrate--2-oxoglutarate transaminase has protein sequence MTFTSLDTPATAVPQERSIVTAVPGPKSRELHARRLAVVSSGVSSTLPVYIEKANGAILVDVDGNRFIDFGAGIGVTTVGHTEASVVAAAAGQLQDVIHTLFTITPYEEYVRVAELLAEHTPGDWAKKSVLVNSGAEAVENGVKIARKYTGRRAVAVLDHAYHGRTNLTMAMNYKAMPYATGFGPLAGDVYHAPSSYPYHDGLSGSEAAARTTSWLEKVVGASDLACLVVEPIQGEGGFMVPADGYLPALQEWCTANGVVLIADEIQSGMARTGRYYASEHFGLEPDLVLTAKGIAGGLPLAAVTGRAEIMDAAQPGGLGGTFGGNPVACAAAVAVFEAIENNGLLAEGERIEKTLVAGLQKLASTYDIIGEIRGHGAMIAIELVQPGTGETTKEPNAAAVSEITSYAAQQGVLFLSAGTYGNVLRFLPSLAVTDELIADGLSVLDAALARLS, from the coding sequence ATGACTTTCACCTCTCTCGACACCCCGGCCACCGCCGTTCCGCAGGAGCGCAGCATCGTCACCGCCGTTCCCGGCCCGAAGTCCCGGGAACTGCACGCCCGACGCCTGGCCGTGGTCTCATCCGGAGTCTCCTCCACCCTCCCCGTCTACATCGAGAAGGCCAACGGCGCCATCCTCGTGGACGTCGACGGCAACAGGTTCATCGACTTCGGCGCCGGCATCGGCGTGACGACGGTCGGCCACACCGAGGCGAGCGTGGTCGCCGCCGCCGCCGGTCAGCTGCAGGACGTCATCCACACCCTCTTCACGATCACGCCCTACGAGGAGTACGTGCGCGTGGCCGAGCTGCTCGCCGAGCACACTCCCGGCGACTGGGCCAAGAAGAGCGTGCTCGTCAACTCGGGCGCTGAAGCCGTCGAGAACGGCGTCAAGATCGCCCGCAAGTACACCGGACGCCGCGCCGTCGCCGTTCTCGATCACGCGTACCACGGCCGCACCAACCTGACGATGGCGATGAACTACAAGGCCATGCCGTATGCGACCGGATTCGGTCCGCTCGCCGGTGACGTCTACCACGCGCCGAGCTCCTACCCCTATCACGACGGCCTCAGCGGGTCCGAGGCCGCTGCCCGCACCACCTCCTGGCTCGAGAAGGTCGTCGGAGCATCGGACCTGGCCTGCCTGGTCGTCGAGCCCATCCAGGGCGAGGGCGGATTCATGGTTCCGGCCGACGGCTATCTGCCCGCGCTGCAGGAGTGGTGCACGGCCAACGGCGTCGTCCTCATCGCCGACGAGATCCAGTCGGGGATGGCCAGGACCGGGCGCTACTACGCGAGCGAGCACTTCGGCCTCGAGCCCGACCTGGTGCTCACGGCCAAGGGCATCGCCGGCGGCCTGCCGCTCGCCGCGGTCACCGGCCGCGCCGAGATCATGGACGCGGCGCAGCCCGGCGGACTCGGCGGCACGTTCGGCGGCAACCCCGTCGCCTGCGCCGCCGCTGTCGCGGTGTTCGAGGCCATCGAGAACAACGGTCTGCTCGCCGAGGGCGAGCGCATCGAGAAGACCCTCGTCGCCGGCCTGCAGAAGCTGGCGTCGACCTACGACATCATCGGCGAGATCAGGGGCCACGGAGCCATGATCGCGATCGAACTCGTGCAACCCGGCACCGGGGAGACGACGAAGGAGCCGAACGCGGCCGCCGTCAGCGAGATCACCAGCTACGCGGCGCAGCAGGGCGTGCTGTTCCTGAGCGCGGGCACCTACGGCAACGTGCTCCGCTTCCTGCCCAGCCTGGCCGTCACCGACGAGCTCATCGCCGACGGCCTGTCCGTGCTCGACGCCGCTCTCGCCCGGCTGTCCTGA
- a CDS encoding OsmC family protein — protein MDFDHHYAVTVDWQGDRGTGTSGYREYGREHLVAASGKPPIDGSADPAFRGDPARWNPEEMLLAALAQCHMLSYLHVAVAHGVVVTGYSDAAVGSMRQTHDGGGHFTSVTLRPRVEVADPAMIELAASLHREASEKCFIAASVNFPVGHEPETRGRS, from the coding sequence ATGGATTTCGATCACCACTACGCCGTCACCGTCGACTGGCAGGGCGACCGGGGGACCGGAACGAGCGGCTACAGGGAGTACGGGCGCGAGCACCTCGTGGCTGCATCCGGCAAGCCGCCGATCGACGGGTCGGCCGACCCGGCCTTCCGCGGCGACCCGGCCCGCTGGAACCCCGAGGAGATGCTGCTCGCCGCGCTGGCCCAGTGCCACATGCTGTCCTACCTGCACGTCGCCGTCGCTCACGGCGTCGTCGTGACGGGCTACTCGGATGCCGCCGTCGGCTCGATGCGCCAGACGCACGACGGAGGCGGTCACTTCACGAGCGTCACGCTGCGGCCTCGGGTGGAGGTGGCCGACCCCGCGATGATCGAGCTCGCGGCGAGCCTGCATCGCGAGGCCTCGGAGAAGTGCTTCATCGCGGCGTCGGTCAACTTCCCCGTGGGTCACGAACCCGAGACGCGCGGCCGCAGCTGA
- a CDS encoding CGNR zinc finger domain-containing protein, whose translation MTDGGNVLTADGSGSVGLEDLVVDFLNTLDVEDATDELATEDGLQSWAAGRGLLPGELAEVRSLRDALRAVASGEDAELTGVPVRIGVSARSVALTPETVTQAVLANAAVLGIQGKLGRVKLCSAHDCAWAFYDRSRNGSRTWCEMGVCGNRAKARTFRARASR comes from the coding sequence ATGACGGATGGCGGGAATGTGCTGACAGCTGACGGTTCCGGCTCGGTCGGGCTCGAGGACCTGGTGGTCGATTTCCTCAACACCCTCGATGTCGAGGACGCGACCGATGAGCTGGCCACCGAGGACGGTCTCCAGTCGTGGGCGGCGGGCCGGGGACTGCTCCCCGGCGAGCTCGCCGAGGTGCGCTCGCTGCGCGACGCACTCCGCGCCGTCGCGAGCGGTGAGGACGCTGAGCTCACCGGAGTGCCCGTGCGCATCGGCGTCTCCGCCCGTTCAGTGGCCCTTACGCCCGAGACTGTGACCCAGGCCGTGCTGGCCAACGCGGCGGTGCTGGGCATCCAGGGAAAGCTCGGTCGGGTGAAGCTCTGCTCGGCGCATGACTGCGCCTGGGCCTTCTACGACCGCTCGCGCAACGGATCGCGCACGTGGTGCGAGATGGGAGTGTGCGGGAACCGGGCGAAGGCGCGCACCTTCCGGGCGCGCGCCTCTCGCTGA
- a CDS encoding lysophospholipid acyltransferase family protein, translating into MADEDTTTPQPIHRPGFVYALCKALLWPIVWLYFRPRVSGRANVPRTGPVIFASNHLSFIDSIAIPSVAPRRLQFMAKSTYFQGTGIGGAITRRWFTSIGVVPVERGAGAAGQESLEIGTRILESGGAFALYPEGTRSLDGRLYKGRTGVAFLALTTGATVVPVGLLGTDKIQPVGTKFPRPHRFTVAFGEPLDLSVHGNPDSGRARRHATDEIMAAIHSLSGQELANAYNESPQHGVAKLVDRVLPRERR; encoded by the coding sequence ATGGCCGACGAGGACACGACGACACCGCAGCCGATTCACCGGCCGGGCTTCGTGTACGCACTCTGCAAGGCCCTGCTGTGGCCGATCGTCTGGCTGTACTTCCGGCCGAGGGTGAGCGGACGCGCCAACGTCCCCCGCACCGGACCGGTCATCTTCGCCAGCAACCACCTCTCCTTCATCGACAGCATCGCCATTCCGAGCGTCGCGCCGAGGCGTCTGCAGTTCATGGCCAAGTCGACCTACTTCCAGGGCACGGGCATCGGCGGCGCCATCACGCGCCGGTGGTTCACCTCGATCGGCGTGGTGCCCGTCGAGCGCGGCGCCGGCGCCGCAGGCCAGGAGTCACTCGAGATCGGCACGCGCATCCTCGAGAGCGGAGGGGCCTTCGCGCTCTACCCGGAGGGAACCCGTTCCCTCGACGGCAGACTCTACAAAGGCCGCACCGGCGTGGCCTTCCTCGCTCTCACGACGGGGGCGACGGTGGTTCCCGTCGGCCTCCTCGGCACCGACAAGATCCAGCCCGTCGGCACGAAGTTCCCGCGTCCGCACCGCTTCACCGTGGCATTCGGCGAACCGCTCGACCTGAGCGTGCACGGAAACCCGGACTCCGGGCGGGCCAGACGGCACGCGACGGACGAGATCATGGCCGCCATCCACTCCCTCAGCGGGCAGGAACTGGCGAACGCCTACAACGAGTCGCCGCAGCACGGCGTCGCGAAGCTGGTCGATCGCGTGCTCCCCCGCGAGCGTCGCTGA
- a CDS encoding 1-deoxy-D-xylulose-5-phosphate reductoisomerase encodes MKRIIILGSTGSIGTQALDVIGAHRDSFEVVGLAAGSNRAVVAEQAAAFGVEHTAFGEIEAEQLVRTVDADVVINGITGSIGLGPTLAALETGRTLALANKESLIVGGALVKAIAAPGQIVPVDSEHSAIAQALLAGAPSEVRRLVLTASGGPFRGRSRAEMTDASPRDALAHPTWDMGLVVTTNSATLVNKGLEVIEAHLLFDVPYDSIEVTVHPQSVIHSMVEFVDGSTIAQASPPDMRLPISLGLDWPNRVAGVGVPLDWTAAHSWTFAPLDEVAFPAVALAKRVGRAGGTYPAVFNAANEQAVHAFHAGRIGFLDIVDTVERVIDAYAPESGSLTRESLAQAELDARAAADAIIAG; translated from the coding sequence GTGAAGCGGATCATCATCCTCGGCTCGACGGGCTCCATCGGCACCCAGGCGCTCGACGTCATCGGCGCCCATCGCGACAGCTTCGAGGTGGTCGGGCTCGCCGCGGGCTCGAACCGTGCCGTCGTCGCCGAGCAGGCCGCCGCCTTCGGCGTCGAGCACACGGCGTTCGGCGAGATCGAGGCCGAGCAATTGGTGCGCACTGTCGATGCCGACGTCGTGATCAACGGCATCACCGGCTCCATCGGCCTGGGGCCGACCCTGGCGGCCCTCGAGACCGGGCGCACCCTGGCCCTCGCGAACAAGGAGTCGCTGATCGTCGGCGGCGCCCTGGTGAAGGCCATCGCGGCACCCGGCCAGATCGTGCCCGTCGACTCCGAGCATTCCGCCATCGCGCAGGCGCTCCTCGCCGGTGCTCCGAGCGAGGTGCGCCGCCTGGTTCTCACGGCATCCGGGGGACCGTTCCGCGGCCGCTCCCGGGCCGAGATGACGGATGCCTCGCCCCGCGACGCGCTCGCCCATCCGACCTGGGACATGGGCCTCGTCGTCACGACCAACTCCGCGACGCTCGTGAACAAGGGACTCGAGGTGATCGAGGCGCACCTGCTGTTCGACGTGCCGTACGACTCCATCGAGGTGACGGTGCACCCGCAGTCCGTCATCCACTCCATGGTCGAATTCGTCGACGGTTCGACGATCGCCCAGGCGTCGCCACCCGACATGCGCCTGCCCATCTCGCTGGGGCTGGACTGGCCGAACCGCGTCGCCGGAGTCGGCGTTCCGTTGGACTGGACCGCAGCGCACAGCTGGACCTTCGCCCCGCTCGACGAGGTCGCGTTCCCGGCGGTCGCCCTCGCGAAGAGGGTGGGGCGCGCCGGCGGAACCTACCCCGCGGTCTTCAACGCCGCCAACGAGCAGGCCGTGCACGCGTTCCACGCCGGCCGCATCGGCTTCCTCGACATCGTCGACACCGTTGAGCGCGTCATCGACGCCTACGCCCCGGAGTCGGGCAGCCTCACCCGCGAGTCGCTGGCGCAGGCCGAGCTCGACGCCCGCGCCGCCGCCGACGCGATCATCGCCGGCTGA
- a CDS encoding NAD-dependent epimerase/dehydratase family protein, whose amino-acid sequence MRHLVVGHGLIGSLLTRELVARGDEVTVATRDGRPVPGAGSARADASDAVALGAAAAGADTIFLVTNPPYDRWSEQWPPIFDAAISAAAASGAALVVMGNLYSYGVPTGPMTESSPETTTETKGLVRREGWRRVREATEQGRIRGVEVRASDYFGPGAGRTAHLGSDFLGPVLASKTARIVGDPDALHSWSYLPDIVSTLIAAADHTGAWGRVWHVPSGEPRTRTAIAADVNSRWGSTGSIRPYPTAMLKALGLVNGEIREIVASSYQFRTPFVIDSTETERMLRVAATPWPEALATTVESLRAAR is encoded by the coding sequence ATGCGTCACCTCGTCGTCGGGCACGGACTGATCGGCTCCCTCCTCACCCGAGAGCTTGTGGCGCGAGGCGACGAGGTCACCGTGGCGACGCGCGACGGTCGGCCGGTGCCCGGGGCCGGATCGGCCAGAGCCGATGCGTCCGACGCGGTCGCGCTGGGCGCAGCTGCCGCAGGTGCCGACACGATCTTCCTGGTGACCAATCCGCCCTACGACCGCTGGAGTGAGCAGTGGCCGCCGATCTTCGATGCGGCCATCTCCGCGGCGGCGGCATCCGGAGCGGCGCTGGTGGTGATGGGCAACCTCTACTCCTACGGCGTGCCGACAGGACCGATGACCGAGAGCTCGCCGGAGACGACGACCGAGACCAAGGGCCTGGTGCGCCGGGAGGGCTGGCGCCGGGTGCGGGAGGCAACGGAGCAGGGGCGGATCCGGGGCGTCGAGGTGCGGGCGAGCGACTACTTCGGGCCGGGTGCCGGCCGCACCGCGCACCTCGGGAGCGACTTCCTCGGCCCGGTGCTGGCGTCGAAGACAGCCCGCATCGTCGGCGACCCCGATGCCCTGCACAGCTGGAGCTACCTGCCCGACATCGTGTCGACACTCATAGCGGCGGCCGATCACACCGGAGCGTGGGGCCGCGTCTGGCACGTGCCCAGCGGTGAGCCGCGCACCAGGACGGCGATCGCCGCCGACGTGAACTCGCGCTGGGGCTCGACCGGCAGCATCCGTCCCTATCCGACGGCCATGCTGAAGGCACTCGGTCTGGTCAACGGCGAGATCCGGGAGATCGTGGCGTCGAGCTACCAGTTCCGAACGCCGTTCGTCATCGATTCGACGGAGACGGAACGGATGCTCCGCGTGGCGGCCACGCCGTGGCCCGAGGCTCTCGCCACGACAGTGGAGTCCCTCCGCGCCGCACGCTGA
- a CDS encoding M50 family metallopeptidase: METVLPFILGVVIVALGLAVSIALHEVGHLVPAKLFGVKVTQYMIGFGPTIFSARRGETEYGVKALPLGGYISMIGMFPPHKGEKVREGGTGFFQTLVQEGRTDSGPLTEAFDDRIDAREAEKDGYFGRMAADARAASAETITEGDEHRAFYLLPVWKRIIIMFGGPFMNLVIAVVLFSVLLMGFGTAQASTTVGSVSTCVLPATSERQTCEATDDPSPAAAAGLLPGDRLVSIDGEPVTSWDASTAIIRGSSGQALSVVVERDGSEKTLTVTPLPAERYVYDDAGKNVLDADGKPETATYGFVGIGPASELVPQPATAVLPAVGENIAGVAHIIINLPERMVGIAQAAFGTGERDPNGPISVVGVGRVAGEIASIDTIPLQSKAASLIGLIASLNVALFVFNLVPLLPLDGGHIAGALWEAIRRGFAKLTGRRDPGPVDIAKLMPLTFAVVIILGGMSLLLVYADIVKPINIFG, from the coding sequence GTGGAAACCGTGCTGCCCTTCATCCTCGGCGTCGTCATCGTGGCGCTGGGCCTCGCCGTCTCCATCGCGCTGCACGAGGTGGGGCACCTCGTTCCGGCGAAGCTCTTCGGGGTCAAGGTCACTCAGTACATGATCGGCTTCGGGCCGACCATCTTCTCCGCCCGTCGCGGCGAGACCGAGTACGGCGTCAAGGCGCTGCCGCTGGGCGGCTACATCTCCATGATCGGAATGTTCCCGCCGCACAAGGGCGAGAAGGTGCGGGAGGGCGGAACTGGCTTCTTCCAGACGCTGGTGCAGGAGGGCCGAACCGACTCCGGGCCTCTCACCGAGGCCTTCGACGACAGGATCGATGCCCGCGAGGCCGAGAAGGACGGCTACTTCGGCCGGATGGCCGCCGATGCCCGGGCCGCGAGCGCCGAGACCATCACCGAGGGCGACGAGCACCGCGCGTTCTATCTGCTCCCCGTGTGGAAGCGCATCATCATCATGTTCGGCGGCCCGTTCATGAACCTGGTGATCGCCGTCGTGCTGTTCTCCGTGCTGCTCATGGGCTTCGGCACCGCGCAGGCGTCGACGACGGTGGGCAGCGTGTCGACGTGCGTGCTCCCGGCCACCAGCGAACGGCAGACCTGCGAGGCGACGGACGATCCGTCTCCGGCCGCGGCTGCGGGTCTCCTGCCCGGGGATCGCCTCGTCTCCATCGACGGCGAGCCCGTGACCAGCTGGGACGCCTCCACCGCGATCATCCGCGGCTCGTCCGGCCAGGCGCTCAGCGTCGTCGTCGAACGGGACGGTTCCGAGAAGACCCTCACAGTGACTCCGCTGCCGGCCGAGCGCTACGTCTACGACGACGCAGGCAAGAACGTGCTCGATGCTGACGGCAAGCCGGAGACCGCGACCTACGGCTTCGTGGGGATCGGCCCGGCGAGCGAACTCGTTCCGCAGCCTGCGACGGCGGTGCTTCCGGCCGTCGGCGAGAACATCGCGGGTGTCGCGCACATCATCATCAACCTGCCCGAGCGCATGGTGGGTATCGCGCAGGCGGCCTTCGGCACGGGCGAGCGCGACCCGAACGGCCCGATCAGCGTCGTCGGCGTCGGTCGGGTGGCCGGCGAGATCGCCAGCATCGACACCATCCCGCTGCAGTCGAAGGCCGCGAGTCTCATCGGTCTCATCGCCTCGCTCAACGTCGCTCTGTTCGTGTTCAACCTCGTGCCGTTGCTTCCGCTCGACGGCGGCCATATCGCCGGTGCCCTCTGGGAGGCGATCCGTCGCGGCTTCGCGAAGCTGACGGGGCGCCGCGACCCGGGTCCTGTCGATATCGCCAAGCTGATGCCGCTCACCTTCGCCGTCGTCATCATCCTCGGCGGCATGAGCCTGCTGCTCGTCTACGCCGACATCGTCAAGCCCATCAACATCTTCGGCTGA